In one window of Pseudobdellovibrionaceae bacterium DNA:
- a CDS encoding valine--tRNA ligase, with protein MSSSTEVGGSQSRQLSDRYLPQEVEARHYQNWEEKGYFRSVDVSTAPPFSVILPPPNVTGSLHMGHALDHTIQDVLVRWKRMSGYNTMWLPGTDHAGIATQNVVERELGKQGQTRQELGRDEFVKRVWQWKEQYGNRITSQMRRLGDSCDWDRHTFTLDEGVSRAVRKVFSDLYKKGWIYRGSRLINWSPKLESAISDLEVEHQDVKGHLWHLKYPVDGQSGRFLVVATTRPETMLGDLAVAVHPEDKRYQDLLGQKVKLPLTNRKISIIADSHVDREFGTGAVKITPAHDFNDYEMGLRHNLGFLNILNPDGTLNENAGAYQGLSTAKAREKIVADLDAQGFLEKVEPHQHSVGHCSRSGCVVEPYLSDQWFVKAEELAVPARRVVESETITFEPESWTKTYLHWMNNIQDWCISRQLWWGHRIPAWYCQDCGHITVSEEDPSECESCDSKNIKQDEDVLDTWFSSGLWPFSTMGWPDVTETQKTFYPTDVLVTGHDIIFFWVARMIMMGLEFTGDVPFRKVYIHGLIRDSQGRKMSKSLNNSVDPVEIIDKHGADALRFTLMAQIASGRDLKFSEQRLEGYRNFMNKVWNATRFSMTALSDFEGDLSAEPVPNKLHLSDADQWIVYKLGKCERDVHEALSQYRFSDAAGSIYSFIWHEFCDWYLEFIKPIIYGDKAEERRATQKVLFETLNRAIKLLHPFAPFITEEIFQTLNSTDKTVMLERYPTTKNDKSWLAIGSEAAAFEMDVVRETITAIRNIRGENRIKPGEKIAVRLAPESDKGQKILGANKLYIMTMSRLDSCEIGEPGNLAKCAVSPVYLGDVRLDVIVPLEGLVDIEEEVKRLEKKIEKLEKEKAGLDKRLANENFVKNAPEEVVIEGREQLKTLDAQITILQASLERLR; from the coding sequence ATGTCGTCGTCGACAGAAGTTGGGGGGAGTCAATCCCGCCAACTGAGTGATCGCTATTTGCCTCAAGAAGTGGAAGCCCGTCATTATCAGAATTGGGAAGAAAAGGGATATTTTAGATCAGTCGATGTGTCCACGGCACCTCCATTTTCGGTCATACTGCCTCCTCCAAATGTGACCGGATCACTGCATATGGGACATGCCCTGGATCACACCATTCAAGACGTTCTTGTCCGCTGGAAGCGAATGAGCGGGTACAACACCATGTGGTTGCCGGGAACAGACCATGCAGGAATCGCCACTCAAAATGTTGTAGAGCGAGAGCTGGGTAAACAGGGCCAGACTCGGCAAGAGTTGGGTCGCGATGAATTTGTGAAACGCGTATGGCAGTGGAAAGAGCAATACGGCAATCGGATCACCTCACAAATGCGAAGGCTTGGTGATTCTTGTGACTGGGATCGGCACACCTTCACATTGGATGAGGGTGTTTCTCGTGCCGTGAGAAAGGTGTTTTCAGATTTATACAAAAAAGGCTGGATCTACCGCGGATCTCGGCTCATCAATTGGAGCCCCAAACTTGAATCAGCAATTTCTGATTTAGAAGTGGAGCACCAGGACGTTAAGGGCCACCTTTGGCACCTCAAGTATCCGGTGGATGGTCAGAGCGGTCGATTTTTAGTGGTGGCCACCACGCGCCCAGAAACCATGTTGGGCGATTTGGCGGTGGCGGTTCACCCGGAGGATAAACGGTATCAAGATTTGTTAGGACAAAAGGTCAAGCTACCACTGACAAATCGAAAAATATCGATCATCGCTGACTCTCATGTGGATCGCGAATTCGGTACGGGCGCTGTAAAGATCACTCCGGCCCATGATTTTAACGACTACGAAATGGGACTGCGGCATAACCTGGGATTTTTAAATATTCTAAATCCAGATGGAACATTGAATGAAAATGCCGGTGCCTATCAAGGATTATCAACCGCAAAGGCTCGTGAAAAGATTGTTGCCGATCTAGATGCCCAGGGATTTTTAGAAAAAGTAGAACCCCATCAACATTCAGTAGGACATTGTTCGCGAAGTGGTTGTGTGGTGGAGCCCTACTTATCAGATCAATGGTTTGTTAAGGCCGAAGAATTGGCTGTTCCGGCTCGACGAGTTGTCGAAAGTGAGACAATTACTTTTGAACCTGAATCATGGACAAAAACCTATTTGCATTGGATGAATAACATTCAAGATTGGTGCATTTCAAGACAACTATGGTGGGGCCACAGAATCCCGGCTTGGTATTGTCAAGATTGTGGGCATATTACAGTTTCTGAAGAAGACCCCAGTGAATGTGAGTCATGTGATAGCAAAAACATTAAGCAAGACGAAGATGTACTAGATACTTGGTTTAGTTCAGGGCTTTGGCCATTTAGCACCATGGGTTGGCCAGACGTGACAGAAACCCAAAAGACATTTTATCCCACTGACGTTTTAGTTACGGGACACGATATTATTTTCTTTTGGGTGGCCCGAATGATTATGATGGGCCTGGAGTTTACAGGTGATGTCCCATTTAGAAAGGTCTATATCCACGGTCTCATTCGAGATTCACAGGGGCGAAAGATGTCAAAGTCTTTGAATAACTCTGTGGATCCTGTGGAAATCATAGACAAACATGGCGCTGATGCTTTGAGGTTTACATTGATGGCCCAAATAGCCTCAGGCCGTGACCTCAAGTTTTCTGAACAAAGACTTGAGGGTTATCGAAACTTTATGAACAAAGTGTGGAATGCCACACGATTTTCAATGACAGCACTTAGTGATTTTGAAGGCGACTTAAGTGCCGAACCGGTTCCCAACAAGTTGCACCTGTCTGATGCAGATCAGTGGATAGTTTATAAGCTCGGAAAGTGTGAACGAGACGTGCACGAGGCTCTTAGTCAATACCGGTTTTCGGATGCGGCTGGAAGTATCTACAGTTTTATCTGGCACGAGTTCTGTGATTGGTATTTGGAATTTATTAAACCCATAATTTATGGCGACAAGGCAGAAGAACGGCGAGCTACACAAAAAGTTCTTTTTGAAACTCTAAACCGAGCGATAAAGCTTTTGCATCCATTTGCTCCGTTTATTACTGAAGAAATTTTTCAGACGTTGAACTCCACAGATAAGACGGTGATGCTTGAGCGTTACCCCACGACCAAAAATGATAAATCATGGTTAGCCATTGGTTCTGAAGCAGCAGCATTCGAAATGGATGTGGTGCGAGAGACGATCACCGCCATTCGCAACATTCGCGGCGAAAATAGAATCAAGCCGGGTGAGAAAATAGCTGTGCGTTTGGCCCCAGAGAGTGACAAGGGTCAGAAAATCTTGGGAGCCAACAAGCTGTACATCATGACGATGAGTCGCCTCGACTCCTGTGAAATTGGTGAGCCAGGAAATCTAGCAAAATGTGCCGTATCGCCTGTTTATTTAGGTGATGTGAGGCTTGACGTGATTGTTCCGCTAGAAGGGCTTGTGGATATAGAAGAAGAAGTGAAGCGCCTTGAAAAGAAAATCGAAAAGCTTGAAAAAGAAAAGGCAGGCCTAGATAAGCGGCTTGCCAATGAAAACTTCGTGAAAAATGCTCCAGAAGAAGTGGTGATTGAAGGGCGCGAGCAGCTTAAAACTCTAGATGCACAAATAACGATACTGCAGGCAAGTCTTGAGCGGCTGCGCTAA
- a CDS encoding glycerophosphodiester phosphodiesterase, giving the protein MKKALLDGLQRFVDAMMGAIPQKPPQTSSLQHVRLVAHRGVHGSDCIENTVAAVQKTLDAKIWGVEFDVRWTQDNVAVLHHDAHCGRLFQRPDLVLSNLSWKELHELVPDIPRLKDVCEMFGKHVHFMIELKEPVHKLNSRLDHLRECLSTLIPCEDYHIMSLDPALLPTENFPRQCLLAIAETNTTEISQWALKERLGGLTGHYLLITNALLQRHLDNRQKVGTGFVSSKNVLFREIKRGVSWFFSNNAHELQAHLDAFTNKE; this is encoded by the coding sequence TTGAAAAAAGCATTGTTAGATGGGCTTCAAAGGTTTGTGGACGCGATGATGGGCGCTATCCCGCAAAAGCCCCCTCAGACAAGTTCCCTGCAACACGTTCGTCTTGTAGCGCATCGAGGAGTGCATGGGAGTGATTGCATTGAAAATACAGTAGCTGCCGTTCAAAAAACTTTAGATGCAAAGATTTGGGGCGTTGAGTTTGATGTCCGATGGACCCAAGACAATGTGGCCGTCCTTCACCATGATGCACATTGTGGACGCCTCTTTCAGCGCCCCGATTTGGTCTTATCAAATCTTAGCTGGAAAGAGTTGCATGAACTTGTTCCCGACATCCCTCGTTTAAAAGACGTCTGCGAAATGTTTGGCAAACATGTGCACTTTATGATCGAGCTCAAAGAACCCGTTCACAAATTAAATTCACGCCTTGATCATCTTAGAGAGTGCTTAAGCACACTCATACCCTGCGAAGATTATCACATCATGAGCCTCGATCCCGCCCTGTTACCTACCGAAAACTTCCCACGGCAATGTTTACTGGCCATTGCAGAAACCAATACAACTGAAATAAGTCAGTGGGCCCTCAAAGAGAGGCTCGGCGGCCTCACGGGTCACTACCTGCTCATCACAAACGCCCTCCTTCAAAGACATTTAGACAATCGCCAAAAGGTGGGCACTGGTTTTGTGAGTTCGAAAAACGTTCTTTTTCGCGAAATAAAACGCGGCGTTTCATGGTTTTTTAGCAATAACGCCCACGAACTCCAGGCACACCTTGACGCCTTTACCAACAAGGAATAG
- a CDS encoding MBL fold metallo-hydrolase produces the protein MAMQIKLWGVRGSLTTPKPPKEIEARVLQLLKRYIAEGKGRSPEEFLSSLPQREVGGYGGHTSCVEVTNGPHQIIIDGGSGLRPLGGKMLTGPCGLGRGEVHILFTHFHWDHLVGLPFFVPIFIPGNKIHIYAVQPELEEIIRHVFEKPYFPVSFDDLGAEVVFHQLAPREKREFGDLQVTPYQLDHPDPCWGFRVECGGKVYAHCVDTECTRVSRKDLGPDLPLYQGVDVMVFDAQYTFKEATEKVHWGHSSAPIGLDIAVREKIKNVYFVHHDPVASDMKIAQAEAESRDYFKTMIKALKSADENAFEPNWCFAHEGMVIEV, from the coding sequence ATGGCGATGCAAATTAAGCTTTGGGGTGTGCGGGGATCGTTGACAACGCCAAAACCTCCAAAAGAAATCGAAGCTCGGGTTTTACAGCTGCTCAAAAGATATATCGCAGAGGGCAAGGGAAGATCGCCAGAGGAATTTCTTTCCTCATTGCCTCAACGTGAGGTGGGCGGGTATGGCGGCCACACTTCTTGCGTGGAAGTTACAAACGGTCCGCACCAGATTATTATCGATGGTGGGAGCGGATTGCGACCTCTTGGCGGTAAAATGCTCACCGGTCCCTGTGGCCTTGGTCGAGGCGAGGTGCACATTTTGTTCACGCATTTTCATTGGGACCATTTAGTGGGGTTACCATTTTTCGTGCCGATTTTTATTCCGGGAAACAAAATTCATATTTATGCCGTGCAACCGGAGCTTGAAGAAATCATTCGGCACGTGTTTGAAAAGCCCTATTTTCCAGTATCTTTTGATGATTTGGGGGCAGAGGTGGTGTTTCATCAATTGGCGCCACGGGAGAAACGTGAATTTGGAGACTTGCAGGTGACGCCTTACCAGTTGGACCATCCCGATCCCTGTTGGGGGTTTCGCGTGGAGTGTGGCGGCAAAGTTTATGCTCACTGCGTAGATACAGAGTGCACTCGAGTGAGTCGAAAAGATCTGGGGCCAGATCTGCCGCTGTATCAGGGCGTGGATGTGATGGTGTTTGACGCCCAGTACACGTTTAAAGAGGCCACAGAAAAGGTGCATTGGGGTCATTCGTCGGCACCCATTGGTCTTGATATTGCCGTTCGTGAAAAAATAAAAAACGTTTATTTTGTACACCATGATCCTGTAGCATCAGATATGAAAATAGCGCAGGCCGAGGCCGAATCCAGAGATTATTTTAAAACTATGATAAAGGCCCTAAAAAGTGCCGATGAAAATGCATTTGAGCCAAATTGGTGTTTTGCCCATGAGGGCATGGTAATTGAGGTTTAA
- the rnr gene encoding ribonuclease R, whose protein sequence is MAKNKRREPVFERNIVGIIKRHPDGFGFLIPEQDRIPDVYIPRQSMTGIMSNDKVEASVRLERGGERLRGDIVKVLARSVSTVSGRLHISGPGRGYLKDESHAWGEDLRVSIPPGLEVKDGDWVSVRVESFSDSVRGFAGSLVGVIGNVEDPLNDDRRVIFNNGIPFEFSKAGLTQASGMSAEVSVQDMAGRIDIQDLPLITIDGQTAKDFDDAIFVESKKEGYRLVVAIADVSHYVKPGAPIDEDAKERGNSTYFPNLVIPMLPEILSNELCSLRPNVPRLAVVADMHLSSTGELVDSSFYEAVIRSHARVTYGQAQEVVDGNPPEEIKHVTQEILRAAELAKVLMARRFQAGSLDLDIPETEIEIDEAGDPVDILKANRLFAHRLIEEMMLMANIAVAQFIKKNNRHGLYRIHEDPDSETISELEGFLESFGFRKRLTGGVLQKQITRALEFFSGKPQEHMINILTLRSMNQAKYSPENVGHFGLGFADYVHFTSPIRRYPDLVIHRIVKSIVYPGKGYKVPSLEELATMGEMLSACEQRSVKAERQFYSIKKARFMRKFLGQEFEGMVSSVAKFGIFVLLRQYDVDGLVRLEDLGNEDFEFDEETLRLVGKKSGRSYCLGDQVKVQVVATNTDLGRIDFVLAEGDGRAATVDPPQKKPAKKRGKTKNNRRGVRKARVRKSRRKS, encoded by the coding sequence ATGGCAAAAAACAAACGGCGTGAGCCAGTATTTGAGCGCAATATAGTCGGAATAATCAAACGCCACCCCGATGGCTTTGGTTTTCTTATCCCAGAACAAGATAGAATACCTGATGTGTATATACCCCGGCAGTCTATGACTGGGATTATGTCCAATGACAAAGTGGAGGCCTCGGTTCGTTTAGAGCGCGGTGGCGAACGATTGCGTGGAGATATAGTAAAAGTGTTAGCTCGGTCAGTTTCTACGGTGTCGGGGCGTCTTCACATTTCAGGCCCTGGTCGTGGGTATTTGAAAGACGAAAGCCACGCCTGGGGTGAAGATCTGCGTGTGTCCATTCCGCCAGGTTTAGAAGTGAAAGACGGCGATTGGGTTTCTGTTCGAGTGGAGAGCTTTTCTGATTCGGTACGGGGTTTTGCGGGGTCCCTTGTTGGTGTCATCGGGAATGTTGAAGATCCCCTCAATGATGATCGTCGTGTGATTTTCAATAATGGGATTCCCTTTGAGTTTTCAAAGGCGGGCTTGACCCAGGCCAGTGGCATGTCGGCAGAGGTTTCAGTGCAAGACATGGCCGGCCGAATCGACATTCAGGATTTACCCTTAATTACGATAGACGGTCAGACGGCTAAGGATTTTGACGACGCCATTTTTGTAGAGAGCAAAAAAGAAGGGTACCGATTGGTCGTGGCCATTGCAGATGTGAGCCACTACGTAAAGCCGGGCGCGCCCATTGATGAGGACGCCAAAGAGCGAGGCAACAGCACCTACTTTCCGAACCTAGTTATTCCGATGCTGCCGGAGATTTTAAGTAATGAGTTGTGTTCATTGCGCCCCAATGTGCCTCGACTGGCGGTTGTGGCGGATATGCATCTGTCCTCCACGGGTGAGCTCGTAGATTCTTCATTTTATGAAGCGGTTATTCGAAGTCATGCGCGGGTCACCTATGGTCAGGCCCAGGAAGTGGTGGATGGCAACCCGCCCGAAGAAATCAAGCACGTCACTCAAGAGATCTTGCGGGCTGCGGAATTGGCAAAAGTGCTTATGGCTCGAAGATTTCAGGCGGGGTCTTTGGATTTAGATATACCTGAAACTGAAATTGAAATTGATGAAGCTGGTGACCCGGTTGATATTTTGAAGGCTAACAGGCTTTTTGCCCACCGATTGATCGAAGAAATGATGTTGATGGCCAATATTGCAGTGGCCCAGTTTATTAAAAAGAACAATCGACACGGGTTATATCGAATCCATGAAGATCCAGATAGTGAAACTATATCAGAACTAGAGGGCTTTTTAGAAAGCTTTGGTTTTCGAAAAAGACTCACGGGCGGAGTCTTGCAAAAGCAGATCACTCGAGCTTTGGAGTTTTTTTCAGGTAAGCCTCAAGAGCACATGATAAATATCCTTACTCTTCGTTCTATGAACCAAGCCAAGTACAGCCCCGAGAATGTGGGGCATTTTGGGTTGGGGTTTGCTGATTATGTTCACTTCACTTCTCCCATTCGGCGGTATCCAGATCTTGTAATTCACCGAATTGTGAAGTCCATAGTTTATCCGGGCAAAGGGTACAAGGTTCCGTCGTTAGAAGAGCTGGCCACCATGGGTGAGATGCTCAGCGCTTGCGAGCAGCGATCTGTGAAGGCCGAGCGGCAGTTTTACTCCATAAAAAAAGCACGATTTATGCGGAAATTTTTAGGGCAAGAGTTTGAGGGGATGGTCAGCTCAGTGGCCAAATTCGGGATTTTTGTGCTATTGCGCCAGTATGACGTGGATGGGCTTGTGCGTCTGGAAGATCTGGGAAATGAGGATTTTGAGTTCGACGAGGAAACTTTGCGGCTGGTGGGGAAAAAGTCAGGGCGTTCTTATTGTCTTGGCGATCAAGTCAAAGTACAAGTAGTAGCTACCAATACAGATTTGGGGCGAATAGACTTTGTTTTGGCCGAAGGGGACGGGAGGGCCGCCACTGTTGATCCACCGCAAAAAAAGCCCGCTAAAAAACGCGGCAAGACTAAAAACAATCGTCGGGGTGTTCGCAAAGCACGGGTTCGAAAATCTCGCAGAAAGAGTTAA
- a CDS encoding isopenicillin N synthase family oxygenase, whose protein sequence is MTASTHADYLTQVPTLSLKQYIDGDVNQRQEFTADLFRGLRQFGFIILKDHPIQQTLLDTAYEKSRVLFSLPESKKLEFLCHEGGGQRGYTPFGKEHAKDSTVADLKEFWHVGRDLNPGETYYDQYPKNIWPEEILGFRKTFSQLYSALDDVGRIMLQALTPALDLPSDYFDRLTLNGNSILRLLHYPPIPEGADPHAVRAAAHEDINLITILVSASASGLELLDRQGQWLPVEAEAGQLIVDAGDMLSRITNEVIPSTTHRVVNPQDGQNVSRYSMPFFMHPHPEATLSCIPSCVGTGAKYPDISSQNFLMQRLREIGLI, encoded by the coding sequence ATGACTGCGTCCACTCATGCCGATTATTTAACCCAAGTACCAACCCTTAGCCTTAAACAATACATTGATGGTGATGTAAATCAGCGGCAAGAGTTCACTGCGGATTTATTTCGTGGCCTCAGGCAATTCGGTTTTATTATTTTAAAAGACCACCCCATACAGCAAACGCTTTTGGATACTGCCTACGAAAAAAGCCGCGTTCTGTTTAGCTTGCCAGAGAGTAAAAAGCTTGAGTTCTTGTGCCATGAAGGTGGCGGGCAACGAGGCTACACCCCCTTTGGCAAAGAGCACGCAAAAGACAGTACTGTGGCCGATCTCAAGGAGTTTTGGCATGTGGGTCGTGATCTTAACCCTGGCGAGACCTATTACGATCAATATCCAAAAAACATTTGGCCCGAAGAAATTCTTGGCTTCAGAAAAACCTTTTCACAACTCTACAGTGCGCTCGATGACGTGGGCCGAATTATGTTGCAAGCACTCACGCCCGCGCTGGATCTGCCAAGCGATTACTTTGATCGCCTCACTCTTAACGGCAATTCCATTTTGCGCCTTCTTCACTATCCACCCATACCTGAAGGGGCTGATCCCCATGCTGTAAGAGCCGCGGCCCACGAAGATATTAATCTGATAACGATATTGGTCAGCGCATCAGCTTCTGGATTGGAACTTCTAGACCGCCAGGGACAATGGCTACCCGTGGAAGCTGAAGCCGGACAGCTGATCGTGGATGCCGGGGATATGCTTTCAAGAATCACCAATGAGGTGATTCCCTCTACCACGCACCGAGTGGTTAATCCCCAGGATGGCCAAAATGTGAGCCGGTATTCTATGCCATTTTTTATGCATCCTCACCCTGAAGCCACACTCAGCTGTATTCCAAGCTGCGTCGGAACGGGGGCGAAATATCCTGATATTTCTTCGCAAAACTTTTTAATGCAGCGCCTCAGAGAGATCGGCCTGATTTAA